From Stigmatopora argus isolate UIUO_Sarg chromosome 14, RoL_Sarg_1.0, whole genome shotgun sequence, the proteins below share one genomic window:
- the vat1 gene encoding synaptic vesicle membrane protein VAT-1 homolog — MSGEDAPVQQPQQNAVEQKQESKPTEEPKSEAMTTTAAAAATADKVPEEEAAAAAAVATVTATATDEQQEEETFTYRALVLTGYGGYDKVKLQVKKGKPTLKAGEVQVRVKACGLNFADLMARQGLYDRLPSPPVSLGMECSGLVEAVGEEVADRKVGDKVMVLSRYGLWQEVVAVPAKHTVLMPDGMSFEEAAAIPVNYVTAYLMLFDFGHLRPNQSVLIHSAAGGVGTAATQLCKTVKDVTVFGTASASKHEAIGQAGVTHPIDYRTKDYVEEVRKISPKGLDIVLDPLGGSDTHKAYNLLKPMGKLITYGAANMLAGQKKNLLAVAKNWYHQFSIHALSLIQSNKSVCGFHLGYLDGETELIDQAMRAILDLYERGQIKPRIDSTWHLEQVGDAMRKMQERNNIGKVILTTEPMPEEEKKEEAAAPPPAADKKKEDKKKEDKKKEDKKKDDGKKEDKKKEEAKKEEEEKKEEPKKEEK; from the exons ATGTCTGGAGAAGACGCACCTGTGCAGCAGCCACAGCAGAACGCCGTGGAGCAGAAGCAAGAGTCCAAGCCCACCGAGGAACCCAAGAGCGAGGCGATGACGACGACGGCTGCTGCTGCCGCCACTGCCGACAAGGTcccggaggaggaggcggcggcggcggcggcggtggcgacggtgacggcgacggcgacggatgagcagcaggaggaggagaCGTTCACGTACCGCGCCCTGGTGCTTACCGGTTACGGCGGCTACGACAAAGTCAAATTGCAAGTGAAGAAAGGCAAGCCCACCCTGAAGGCGGGCGAGGTCCAGGTGCGAGTCAAGGCGTGCGGCCTCAACTTCGCCGACTTGATGGCCCGCCAGGGGCTCTACGACCGGCTGCCGTCCCCGCCGGTCAGCCTGGGCATGGAATGCTCCGGCCTGGTGGAAGCCGTCGGCGAGGAGGTCGCGGACCGAAAA GTGGGCGACAAGGTGATGGTCCTGAGCCGCTACGGCCTGTGGCAGGAAGTGGTGGCGGTGCCGGCCAAGCACACCGTCCTCATGCCGGACGGCATGAGCTTCGAAGAGGCCGCCGCCATCCCCGTCAACTACGTCACCGCCTACTTGATGCTCTTCGACTTTGGTCACCTGCGCCCCAACCAGAGCGTCCTCATCCACTCGGCCGCAG GTGGCGTGGGCACGGCGGCCACGCAACTCTGCAAGACGGTGAAGGACGTGACCGTGTTCGGCACGGCGTCGGCCAGCAAGCACGAGGCCATCGGCCAGGCCGGCGTCACGCATCCCATCGACTACCGCACCAAGGACTACGTGGAGGAGGTCCGCAAAATCAGCCCCAAAG GTCTGGACATCGTGCTGGACCCCCTGGGCGGATCGGACACCCACAAGGCCTACAACCTGCTTAAACCCATGGGCAAACTGATCACCTACG gtgCCGCTAACATGCTGGCGGGCCAGAAGAAGAACTTGCTGGCGGTGGCCAAGAATTGGTACCACCAGTTCTCCATCCACGCGCTCAGCTTAATCCAGAGCAACAAATCCGTGTGCGGCTTCCACCTGGGCTACCTGGACGGGGAGACGGAGCTGATCGACCAGGCCATGAGAGCCATCCTGGACCTCTACGAGCGGGGCCAGATCAAGCCTCGCATCGACTCCACCTGGCACCTGGAGCAG GTGGGCGACGCCATGCGCAAGATGCAGGAGAGGAACAATATCGGCAAGGTGATCCTCACCACCGAGCCCATGcccgaggaggagaagaaggaggaggcggcggcgccgCCACCGGCGGCCGACAAGAAGAAGGAGGACAAGAAGAAGGAGGACAAGAAGAAGGAAGACAAGAAGAAGGACGACGGCAAGAAGGAAGACAAGAAAAAGGAGGAGGCcaaaaaggaggaggaagagaagaAAGAGGAGCCCAAGAAGGAGGAGAAGTGA
- the mrc2 gene encoding C-type mannose receptor 2 isoform X1: MRECARLCAAESMHANANANANANANDERHRGASTFEARRSGRRRRDDSTSGSRWTERQRLDRRCALLSSPSPPLFFLLLLLLLLIGVDVTWSDSGSDDFAFFHVGTRGCLGVRSHALVLSASCLEPQQRWKWVSRDRLFNLGSSLCLAVNQGAGGAAPLGAYTCDRRPPETLWTWSCGQVLEELGRHLPWPSFSNLSAAPAAPAAGGSKWSLHGDGGRQDLCAKTYREIYTIQGNSKGRPCHLPFLYDGQWFHNCTGTGREDGHLWCATTHDYGRDELWGFCPVDGTGCDTFWDTDPLSGSCYQFNFQASLSWDEARLSCRQQGADLLSVTELHEQTYINGLLSGYSAALWMGLNDLDINGGWQWADSSPLKYLNWEQDRPDHQEEENCAVIRTESSGRWQNRQCSQTLPYVCEKRPNATLDPFSTDSWEDDDKYECQAGWRVFQTGCYKVVAEKGDWDAGLRACQKMDANLVSIHTLPEMEFILRHIKKDTEQLWLGLHDTLMQMDFHWSDHTPVIFTHWHPFEPNNFRNTAEDCVSMWGADGRWDDNPCNLTLPAICKKAAAKSQGKARHQDCKQGWKWHSPSCYWLSEDLLTFDEAKKSCEENAASLLTITNRFEQAFANSLLLGRSDDSFWIGLHDRGGTGSFRWQSGDPVFYTYWNRDQPAGVREGCVAMATGSAAGLWEARECAGSKAKYICQQKRDAVPGPEATAPPPRPTPSLAGSCPSGWKSKGDLRYCYKVFHSPEPDEKLSWLQAHLFCRKHGADLLSLGGPDEEHFVLRVLHEAFGESEEHEQHWFWIGLNRRNPSGDVGWKWSDGVPVTYQNFGRYSYNVRQCAATDLGSMTWLPMHCDSQLDWICKMPRGSVEKEPEAAEGGNSPEWVGFQEAEYKFFDHRTTWEQAQRICSWFHSSLASVHSSQEEKFLADTLNQMVKAEGDKWWLGLHTYDNDGRFRWSDRSVLNYVSWAAGRPRPLGRERRCVHLMAGKGEGRETFGERRRRSQRRAAPTGEWAEEKCSSDLPYVCKRVNVTGTAPPTPSLPGSPSGCPEGWASYRRKCFRAFELPSQRATWSAAKIKCEVQRGDLAVVSNHLEQAFVTTLLSDVGVDLWLGMFSEQKARFSWPQPGLLAYTNWAPGQPVDNNGPRGQKTPGNCVAALHGNPRRNKGMWVSRACETESIGYLCQRYQDPALPAAPTLIPASPSERLELGGVTYQVVQKRLDWNGALHLCNSLNGTLAAPNDPVQQAYLTLLVDALRRPAWIALYNYGGRSYTWLGEEDLAYSNWVEGQPNTLSGCGHLTPSGLWSMAPCAHKLDAAICQIGDWPASHQWIYPGSCPHSVGDWSWVAFRNHCYAFNLQRLRLQQDARSSCHKVGAELLSILDETENAFVWEHIQSWAEQAHGAWLGVTVKGRGLAWSQETEMSYTNWEAGDVASSVLSPNSCFWIQSDSGLWKPGSCRNRTHGVVCKRAKTTESPAELLAADHLPTLMVILATGVALVLFAAGAVYLFRRRGAAARASYDGARYSRSGRGEEPEKNILVSDMELNEQAE, from the exons GGTCGGACGACTTTGCCTTCTTCCACGTGGGCACCCGGGGGTGCCTGGGCGTGCGCTCGCACGCCCTGGTCCTGTCCGCCTCTTGCCTGGAGCCCCAGCAGCGCTGGAAGTGGGTGAGCCGGGACCGCCTCTTCAACCTGGGCTCCTCGCTGTGCCTGGCCGTCAACCAGGGGGCGGGGGGCGCCGCCCCCCTGGGCGCGTACACCTGCGACCGCCGGCCCCCCGAGACGCTCTGGACCTGGAGCTGCGGCCAGGTGCTAGAGGAGCTGGGCCGTCACCTGCCCTGGCCCTCCTTCTCCAACCTGTCGGCGGCACCGGCGGCGCCGGCCGCCGGCGGATCCAAGTGGAGCCTCCACGGCGACGGCGGCCGCCAGGACCTGTGCGCCAAGACCTATCGAG AGATCTACACCATTCAGGGCAACTCCAAGGGGCGTCCCTGCCACCTGCCCTTCCTCTACGACGGCCAGTGGTTCCACAACTGCACCGGCACGGGGCGCGAGGACGGCCACCTGTGGTGCGCCACCACCCACGACTACGGCCGAGACGAGCTGTGGGGCTTCTGCCCCGTGGACG GTACCGGCTGCGACACCTTTTGGGACACTGATCCGCTGAGCGGCAGCTGCTACCAGTTCAACTTCCAGGCCTCGCTGTCGTGGGACGAGGCCCGCCTCAGTTGCCGGCAGCAGGGCGCCGACTTGCTCAGCGTCACCGAGCTGCACGAGCAGACCTACATCAATG GGCTGCTGTCTGGCTACAGCGCCGCCTTGTGGATGGGCCTCAACGACCTGGACATCAACGGCGGCTGGCAGTGGGCCGACTCGTCGCCGCTCAAGTACCTGAACTGGGAGCAAG ACCGGCCCGACCACCAAGAAGAGGAGAACTGCGCCGTGATCAGGACCGAGTCGTCGGGTCGCTGGCAAAACCGCCAATGCTCCCAGACGCTCCCGTACGTCTGCGAGAAGAGGCCCAACGCCACTCTTGACCCTTTCAGCACAG ACTCGTGGGAGGACGACGACAAGTACGAGTGCCAGGCGGGCTGGCGGGTCTTCCAGACGGGCTGCTACAAGGTGGTGGCGGAAAAAGGCGACTGGGACGCCGGGCTCAGGGCCTGCCAGAAGATGGACGCCAACCTGGTCAGCATTCACACGCTGCCCGAGATGGAGTTCATCCTGCGCCACATTAAGAAAG ACACGGAGCAGCTGTGGCTGGGCCTCCACGACACGCTGATGCAGATGGACTTCCATTGGAGCGACCACACGCCCGTCATCTTCACCCACTGGCACCCCTTTGAGCCCAACAACTTCCGCAACACGGCGGAAGACTGCGTCTCCATGTGGGGAGCC GACGGGCGCTGGGACGACAACCCGTGTAACCTGACGCTGCCCGCCATCTGCAAGAAGGCCGCCGCCAAGAGCCAAGGCAAAGCTCGGCATCAAGACTGCAAACAA GGCTGGAAGTGGCACAGTCCATCTTGCTACTGGCTGTCGGAAGACCTGCTGACGTTTGACGAGGCCAAGAAGTCTTGCGAGGAAAACGCGGCGTCGCTTCTCACCATCACCAACAG GTTCGAGCAGGCCTTCGCCAACAGCCTGTTGTTGGGTCGTTCCGACGACTCCTTCTGGATCGGTCTGCACGACCGGGGCGGTACCGGTTCTTTCCGCTGGCAGAGCGGCGACCCCGTGTTCTACACCTATTGGAACCGAGACCAGCCAG CCGGCGTCCGGGAAGGCTGCGTCGCCATGGCGACCGGCTCGGCCGCCGGCCTCTGGGAGGCGAGAGAGTGCGCCGGGTCCAAGGCCAAGTACATCTGCCAACAGAAGCGGGACGCCGTCCCGGGCCCCGAGGCCACCGCTCCCCCTCCTCGGCCCACGCCCAGCCTGGCCGGTTCCTGTCCGAGCGGCTGGAAGAGCAAAGGCGACCTGCGCTACTGCTACAAG GTCTTTCACTCTCCGGAACCGGACGAGAAGCTGAGCTGGCTGCAGGCTCACTTGTTCTGCCGCAAACACGGCGCCGACCTGCTCAGCCTGGGCGGCCCCGACGAGGAGCATTTCGTCCTCCGGGTCCTCCACGAGGCCTTCGG GGAGTCGGAGGAGCACGAGCAGCACTGGTTCTGGATCGGGCTGAACCGCAGGAACCCGTCGGGCGACGTCGGCTGGAAGTGGAGCGACGGCGTGCCC GTCACGTACCAGAACTTCGGCCGCTACAGCTACAATGTCAGGCAGTGCGCGGCCACCGACCTAGGTTCCATGACCTGGCTGCCCATGCACTGCGACTCGCAGTTGGACTGGATCTGCAAGATGCCCCGAG GTAGCGTGGAGAAGGAACCAGAGGCCGCAGAAG GTGGCAACTCCCCGGAATGGGTGGGCTTCCAGGAGGCCGAGTACAAGTTCTTCGACCACCGCACCACGTGGGAGCAGGCCCAGCGGATTTGCTCCTGGTTCCACTCCTCTCTGGCGTCCGTCCACTCGTCGCAGGAGGAGAAATTCCTGGCCGACACGCTCAACCAG ATGGTCAAGGCGGAGGGCGACAAATGGTGGCTGGGACTGCACACCTACGACAACGACGGACGCTTCCGCTGGTCCGACCGCTCCGTGCTCAACTACGTGTCTTGGGCCGCCGGCAGGCCCCGCCCCCTGGGTCGCGAGCGCCGATGCGTGCACCTGATGGCCGGCAAAGGTGAGGGCCGCGAGACATTTGGTGAGCGTCGGCGACGTAGCCAACGGCGCGCCGCTCCCACAGGCGAGTGGGCCGAGGAGAAGTGCTCCTCCGACCTGCCGTACGTCTGCAAGAGGGTGAACGTGACCGGCACCGCCCCCCCGACGCCGTCGCTCCCGGGCTCGCCGTCGGGCTGCCCCGAAGGTTGGGCCTCGTATCGGCGCAAG TGTTTTCGAGCGTTTGAGCTGCCGTCCCAGCGGGCCACCTGGTCCGCCGCCAAAATCAAATGCGAAGTGCAACGGGGCGACCTGGCCGTGGTGTCCAATCACCTGGAGCAAG CCTTCGTCACCACGCTGCTGTCCGACGTCGGCGTGGACCTTTGGCTTGGTATGTTCTCCGAGCAAAAGGCGCGCTTCAGCTGGCCGCAGCCGGGCCTCCTGGCCTACACCAACTGGGCCCCGGGACAGCCCGTGGACAATAACGGGCCGCGCGGCCAAAAGACCCCG GGGAACTGCGTGGCCGCCCTTCACGGAAACCCGCGGAGGAACAAGGGCATGTgggtctcccgggcctgcgAGACGGAAAGCATCGGCTACCTCTGTCAGCGCTATCAAG ATCCGGCTCTACCCGCGGCGCCCACCCTGATCCCCGCCTCCCCGTCCGAGCGGCTGGAGCTGGGCGGCGTCACCTACCAGGTGGTCCAGAAGCGACTGGACTGGAACGGCGCCCTGCACCTGTGCAACTCTCTGAACGGGACCTTGGCCGCGCCCAATGATCCCGTCCAGCAGGCGTACCTGACGTTGCTGGTGGACGCTTTGCGGCGTCCGGCGTGGATCGCGCTCTACAACTACGGG GGCCGCAGCTACACCTGGCTGGGCGAGGAGGACTTGGCCTATTCCAATTGGGTGGAAGGGCAGCCCAACACGCTGTCGGGCTGCGGTCACTTGACCCCCAGCGGCCTCTGGAGCATGGCCCCCTGCGCCCACAAACTGGACGCCGCCATCTGTCAAATCGGCG ACTGGCCCGCCAGTCACCAGTGGATCTACCCTGGAAGTTGCCCCCATTCCGTGGGCGACTGGTCGTGGGTGGCCTTCAGGAATCACTGCTACGCCTTCAACCTGCAAAGACTTCGACTGCAGCAGGACGCTCGCTCGTCCTGCCACAAAG TGGGAGCCGAGCTTCTCTCCATCTTGGACGAGACGGAGAACGCCTTCGTGTGGGAGCACATCCAGAGCTGGGCCGAGCAGGCCCACGGAGCTTGGCTGGGCGTCACCGTCAAAG GTCGAGGTCTGGCGTGGAGCCAGGAGACGGAGATGTCCTACACCAACTGGGAGGCCGGCGACGTGGCCTCCTCCGTGCTGTCGCCCAACTCCTGCTTCTGGATCCAGAGCGACAGCGGCCTGTGGAAGCCCGGATCGTGCCGCAATCGAACGCACGGCGTGGTTTGCAAGCGAGCCAAAA CGACGGAGTCTCCCGCCGAGCTGCTGGCCGCCGACCACCTGCCCACGCTGATGGTCATCTTGGCCACGGGCGTGGCGCTGGTCCTTTTCGCGGCGGGCGCCGTCTACCTGTTCCGGCGGCGCGGGGCGGCGGCCCGCGCGTCCTACGACGGCGCTCGCTACAGCCGCTCTGGCCGCGGCGAGGAGCCCGAGAAGAACATCCTGGTGTCGGACATGGAGCTCAACGAGCAGGCCGAGTAG
- the mrc2 gene encoding C-type mannose receptor 2 isoform X2, which yields MRECARLCAAESMHANANANANANANDERHRGASTFEARRSGRRRRDDSTSGSRWTERQRLDRRCALLSSPSPPLFFLLLLLLLLIGVDVTWSDSGSDDFAFFHVGTRGCLGVRSHALVLSASCLEPQQRWKWVSRDRLFNLGSSLCLAVNQGAGGAAPLGAYTCDRRPPETLWTWSCGQVLEELGRHLPWPSFSNLSAAPAAPAAGGSKWSLHGDGGRQDLCAKTYREIYTIQGNSKGRPCHLPFLYDGQWFHNCTGTGREDGHLWCATTHDYGRDELWGFCPVDGTGCDTFWDTDPLSGSCYQFNFQASLSWDEARLSCRQQGADLLSVTELHEQTYINGLLSGYSAALWMGLNDLDINGGWQWADSSPLKYLNWEQDRPDHQEEENCAVIRTESSGRWQNRQCSQTLPYVCEKRPNATLDPFSTDSWEDDDKYECQAGWRVFQTGCYKVVAEKGDWDAGLRACQKMDANLVSIHTLPEMEFILRHIKKDTEQLWLGLHDTLMQMDFHWSDHTPVIFTHWHPFEPNNFRNTAEDCVSMWGADGRWDDNPCNLTLPAICKKAAAKSQGKARHQDCKQGWKWHSPSCYWLSEDLLTFDEAKKSCEENAASLLTITNRFEQAFANSLLLGRSDDSFWIGLHDRGGTGSFRWQSGDPVFYTYWNRDQPAGVREGCVAMATGSAAGLWEARECAGSKAKYICQQKRDAVPGPEATAPPPRPTPSLAGSCPSGWKSKGDLRYCYKVFHSPEPDEKLSWLQAHLFCRKHGADLLSLGGPDEEHFVLRVLHEAFGESEEHEQHWFWIGLNRRNPSGDVGWKWSDGVPVTYQNFGRYSYNVRQCAATDLGSMTWLPMHCDSQLDWICKMPRGSVEKEPEAAEGGNSPEWVGFQEAEYKFFDHRTTWEQAQRICSWFHSSLASVHSSQEEKFLADTLNQMVKAEGDKWWLGLHTYDNDGRFRWSDRSVLNYVSWAAGRPRPLGRERRCVHLMAGKGEWAEEKCSSDLPYVCKRVNVTGTAPPTPSLPGSPSGCPEGWASYRRKCFRAFELPSQRATWSAAKIKCEVQRGDLAVVSNHLEQAFVTTLLSDVGVDLWLGMFSEQKARFSWPQPGLLAYTNWAPGQPVDNNGPRGQKTPGNCVAALHGNPRRNKGMWVSRACETESIGYLCQRYQDPALPAAPTLIPASPSERLELGGVTYQVVQKRLDWNGALHLCNSLNGTLAAPNDPVQQAYLTLLVDALRRPAWIALYNYGGRSYTWLGEEDLAYSNWVEGQPNTLSGCGHLTPSGLWSMAPCAHKLDAAICQIGDWPASHQWIYPGSCPHSVGDWSWVAFRNHCYAFNLQRLRLQQDARSSCHKVGAELLSILDETENAFVWEHIQSWAEQAHGAWLGVTVKGRGLAWSQETEMSYTNWEAGDVASSVLSPNSCFWIQSDSGLWKPGSCRNRTHGVVCKRAKTTESPAELLAADHLPTLMVILATGVALVLFAAGAVYLFRRRGAAARASYDGARYSRSGRGEEPEKNILVSDMELNEQAE from the exons GGTCGGACGACTTTGCCTTCTTCCACGTGGGCACCCGGGGGTGCCTGGGCGTGCGCTCGCACGCCCTGGTCCTGTCCGCCTCTTGCCTGGAGCCCCAGCAGCGCTGGAAGTGGGTGAGCCGGGACCGCCTCTTCAACCTGGGCTCCTCGCTGTGCCTGGCCGTCAACCAGGGGGCGGGGGGCGCCGCCCCCCTGGGCGCGTACACCTGCGACCGCCGGCCCCCCGAGACGCTCTGGACCTGGAGCTGCGGCCAGGTGCTAGAGGAGCTGGGCCGTCACCTGCCCTGGCCCTCCTTCTCCAACCTGTCGGCGGCACCGGCGGCGCCGGCCGCCGGCGGATCCAAGTGGAGCCTCCACGGCGACGGCGGCCGCCAGGACCTGTGCGCCAAGACCTATCGAG AGATCTACACCATTCAGGGCAACTCCAAGGGGCGTCCCTGCCACCTGCCCTTCCTCTACGACGGCCAGTGGTTCCACAACTGCACCGGCACGGGGCGCGAGGACGGCCACCTGTGGTGCGCCACCACCCACGACTACGGCCGAGACGAGCTGTGGGGCTTCTGCCCCGTGGACG GTACCGGCTGCGACACCTTTTGGGACACTGATCCGCTGAGCGGCAGCTGCTACCAGTTCAACTTCCAGGCCTCGCTGTCGTGGGACGAGGCCCGCCTCAGTTGCCGGCAGCAGGGCGCCGACTTGCTCAGCGTCACCGAGCTGCACGAGCAGACCTACATCAATG GGCTGCTGTCTGGCTACAGCGCCGCCTTGTGGATGGGCCTCAACGACCTGGACATCAACGGCGGCTGGCAGTGGGCCGACTCGTCGCCGCTCAAGTACCTGAACTGGGAGCAAG ACCGGCCCGACCACCAAGAAGAGGAGAACTGCGCCGTGATCAGGACCGAGTCGTCGGGTCGCTGGCAAAACCGCCAATGCTCCCAGACGCTCCCGTACGTCTGCGAGAAGAGGCCCAACGCCACTCTTGACCCTTTCAGCACAG ACTCGTGGGAGGACGACGACAAGTACGAGTGCCAGGCGGGCTGGCGGGTCTTCCAGACGGGCTGCTACAAGGTGGTGGCGGAAAAAGGCGACTGGGACGCCGGGCTCAGGGCCTGCCAGAAGATGGACGCCAACCTGGTCAGCATTCACACGCTGCCCGAGATGGAGTTCATCCTGCGCCACATTAAGAAAG ACACGGAGCAGCTGTGGCTGGGCCTCCACGACACGCTGATGCAGATGGACTTCCATTGGAGCGACCACACGCCCGTCATCTTCACCCACTGGCACCCCTTTGAGCCCAACAACTTCCGCAACACGGCGGAAGACTGCGTCTCCATGTGGGGAGCC GACGGGCGCTGGGACGACAACCCGTGTAACCTGACGCTGCCCGCCATCTGCAAGAAGGCCGCCGCCAAGAGCCAAGGCAAAGCTCGGCATCAAGACTGCAAACAA GGCTGGAAGTGGCACAGTCCATCTTGCTACTGGCTGTCGGAAGACCTGCTGACGTTTGACGAGGCCAAGAAGTCTTGCGAGGAAAACGCGGCGTCGCTTCTCACCATCACCAACAG GTTCGAGCAGGCCTTCGCCAACAGCCTGTTGTTGGGTCGTTCCGACGACTCCTTCTGGATCGGTCTGCACGACCGGGGCGGTACCGGTTCTTTCCGCTGGCAGAGCGGCGACCCCGTGTTCTACACCTATTGGAACCGAGACCAGCCAG CCGGCGTCCGGGAAGGCTGCGTCGCCATGGCGACCGGCTCGGCCGCCGGCCTCTGGGAGGCGAGAGAGTGCGCCGGGTCCAAGGCCAAGTACATCTGCCAACAGAAGCGGGACGCCGTCCCGGGCCCCGAGGCCACCGCTCCCCCTCCTCGGCCCACGCCCAGCCTGGCCGGTTCCTGTCCGAGCGGCTGGAAGAGCAAAGGCGACCTGCGCTACTGCTACAAG GTCTTTCACTCTCCGGAACCGGACGAGAAGCTGAGCTGGCTGCAGGCTCACTTGTTCTGCCGCAAACACGGCGCCGACCTGCTCAGCCTGGGCGGCCCCGACGAGGAGCATTTCGTCCTCCGGGTCCTCCACGAGGCCTTCGG GGAGTCGGAGGAGCACGAGCAGCACTGGTTCTGGATCGGGCTGAACCGCAGGAACCCGTCGGGCGACGTCGGCTGGAAGTGGAGCGACGGCGTGCCC GTCACGTACCAGAACTTCGGCCGCTACAGCTACAATGTCAGGCAGTGCGCGGCCACCGACCTAGGTTCCATGACCTGGCTGCCCATGCACTGCGACTCGCAGTTGGACTGGATCTGCAAGATGCCCCGAG GTAGCGTGGAGAAGGAACCAGAGGCCGCAGAAG GTGGCAACTCCCCGGAATGGGTGGGCTTCCAGGAGGCCGAGTACAAGTTCTTCGACCACCGCACCACGTGGGAGCAGGCCCAGCGGATTTGCTCCTGGTTCCACTCCTCTCTGGCGTCCGTCCACTCGTCGCAGGAGGAGAAATTCCTGGCCGACACGCTCAACCAG ATGGTCAAGGCGGAGGGCGACAAATGGTGGCTGGGACTGCACACCTACGACAACGACGGACGCTTCCGCTGGTCCGACCGCTCCGTGCTCAACTACGTGTCTTGGGCCGCCGGCAGGCCCCGCCCCCTGGGTCGCGAGCGCCGATGCGTGCACCTGATGGCCGGCAAAG GCGAGTGGGCCGAGGAGAAGTGCTCCTCCGACCTGCCGTACGTCTGCAAGAGGGTGAACGTGACCGGCACCGCCCCCCCGACGCCGTCGCTCCCGGGCTCGCCGTCGGGCTGCCCCGAAGGTTGGGCCTCGTATCGGCGCAAG TGTTTTCGAGCGTTTGAGCTGCCGTCCCAGCGGGCCACCTGGTCCGCCGCCAAAATCAAATGCGAAGTGCAACGGGGCGACCTGGCCGTGGTGTCCAATCACCTGGAGCAAG CCTTCGTCACCACGCTGCTGTCCGACGTCGGCGTGGACCTTTGGCTTGGTATGTTCTCCGAGCAAAAGGCGCGCTTCAGCTGGCCGCAGCCGGGCCTCCTGGCCTACACCAACTGGGCCCCGGGACAGCCCGTGGACAATAACGGGCCGCGCGGCCAAAAGACCCCG GGGAACTGCGTGGCCGCCCTTCACGGAAACCCGCGGAGGAACAAGGGCATGTgggtctcccgggcctgcgAGACGGAAAGCATCGGCTACCTCTGTCAGCGCTATCAAG ATCCGGCTCTACCCGCGGCGCCCACCCTGATCCCCGCCTCCCCGTCCGAGCGGCTGGAGCTGGGCGGCGTCACCTACCAGGTGGTCCAGAAGCGACTGGACTGGAACGGCGCCCTGCACCTGTGCAACTCTCTGAACGGGACCTTGGCCGCGCCCAATGATCCCGTCCAGCAGGCGTACCTGACGTTGCTGGTGGACGCTTTGCGGCGTCCGGCGTGGATCGCGCTCTACAACTACGGG GGCCGCAGCTACACCTGGCTGGGCGAGGAGGACTTGGCCTATTCCAATTGGGTGGAAGGGCAGCCCAACACGCTGTCGGGCTGCGGTCACTTGACCCCCAGCGGCCTCTGGAGCATGGCCCCCTGCGCCCACAAACTGGACGCCGCCATCTGTCAAATCGGCG ACTGGCCCGCCAGTCACCAGTGGATCTACCCTGGAAGTTGCCCCCATTCCGTGGGCGACTGGTCGTGGGTGGCCTTCAGGAATCACTGCTACGCCTTCAACCTGCAAAGACTTCGACTGCAGCAGGACGCTCGCTCGTCCTGCCACAAAG TGGGAGCCGAGCTTCTCTCCATCTTGGACGAGACGGAGAACGCCTTCGTGTGGGAGCACATCCAGAGCTGGGCCGAGCAGGCCCACGGAGCTTGGCTGGGCGTCACCGTCAAAG GTCGAGGTCTGGCGTGGAGCCAGGAGACGGAGATGTCCTACACCAACTGGGAGGCCGGCGACGTGGCCTCCTCCGTGCTGTCGCCCAACTCCTGCTTCTGGATCCAGAGCGACAGCGGCCTGTGGAAGCCCGGATCGTGCCGCAATCGAACGCACGGCGTGGTTTGCAAGCGAGCCAAAA CGACGGAGTCTCCCGCCGAGCTGCTGGCCGCCGACCACCTGCCCACGCTGATGGTCATCTTGGCCACGGGCGTGGCGCTGGTCCTTTTCGCGGCGGGCGCCGTCTACCTGTTCCGGCGGCGCGGGGCGGCGGCCCGCGCGTCCTACGACGGCGCTCGCTACAGCCGCTCTGGCCGCGGCGAGGAGCCCGAGAAGAACATCCTGGTGTCGGACATGGAGCTCAACGAGCAGGCCGAGTAG